The Schistocerca piceifrons isolate TAMUIC-IGC-003096 chromosome 5, iqSchPice1.1, whole genome shotgun sequence genome has a segment encoding these proteins:
- the LOC124798889 gene encoding craniofacial development protein 2-like produces the protein MTGQYSGLPKALETRCIDICAVQETWWSGNKLYATGCSYKLMYKGTRGTTNDNGIVVSSKFDGNISEVQRYDDRLMKIVYITDSREIHIFSAYTPKTGQATSIKDAFWRMLDAKTPEVPPEDYINTAGDLNGHIGCRKEEHTPHGGYGFREKNENGQRILDFSEAHNLAIANTWFKKRDSHLITYYSGTNTTQVNYIPVRCCDLKDVLDVKVIPYKTVVMQHHSLICKLRIKLPTNKHEDHTGPARIKWWKFKDKEADIIAQITLPPITTVEESWEKVKESAHETAHAILGTTKPGRRRTYRDAWLWNDTIKDVVHIKKRLGHEFQIKHRSNGIHTEQPKEMQNRL, from the coding sequence ATGACTGGACAGTACAGCGGACTACCTAAAGCCCTTGAAACCCGATGCATAGACATCTGTGCAGTGCAAGAAACATGGTGGAGTGGAAACAAATTGTATGCCACTGGATGCAGTTACAAGCTGATGTATAAGGGCACACGCGGAACCACTAATGACAATGGCATTGTAGTGTCATCCAAGTTTGATGGTAATATCTCTGAAGTGCAAAGATATGATGATCGCCTGATGAAGATTGTGTACATCACAGACAGCAGAGAAATCCACATTTTCAGTGCCTACACTCCAAAAACTGGCCAAGCAACTTCCATCAAGGATGCCTTTTGGAGGATGCTTGATGCAAAGACTCCTGAAGTGCCCCCAGAAGATTACATCAACACAGCTGGTGATCTGAATGGGCACATAGGGTGCAGAAAGGAAGAACATACTCCTCACGGTGGGTATGGGTTCAGAGAAAAGAATGAGAACGGTCAGCGTATCCTCGATTTCTCAGAAGCTCATAACCTGGCAATTGCGAACACATGGTTCAAAAAGCGTGACTCACATTTAATCACGTATTACAGTGGCACTAACACCACGCAGGTCAACTACATTCCCGTGAGATGCTGTGATCTCAAAGATGTACTTGATGTAAAAGTCATCCCCTACAAAACAGTTGTGATGCAACACCATTCATTGATCTGTAAGCTACGAATCAAGTTGCCAACAAACAAGCACGAAGATCACACAGGACCTGCAAGAATCAAATGGTGGAAATTCAAGGATAAGGAAGCCGACATCATAGCCCAAATTACTTTGCCACCAATTACCACAGTTGAAGAAAGCTGGGAGAAAGTGAAAGAGTCTGCTCACGAAACTGCACATGCAATTCTTGGGACAACAAAACCAGGACGACGACGGACCTATAGAGATGCGTGGCTTTGGAATGACACCATCAAAGATGTGGTACACATAAAGAAAAGATTGGGTCATGAGTTTCAGATAAAACACAGGAGCAATGGAATTCATACAGAACAGCCCAAAGAGATGCAAAACAGGCTATAG